From the Leptospira biflexa serovar Patoc strain 'Patoc 1 (Paris)' genome, one window contains:
- the dnaA gene encoding chromosomal replication initiator protein DnaA — protein sequence MDIRWEEILEEISKQIPPKYFSNFIAPLRFDKWENQVVHLMAPSGGIKRHVETKYIGFIEDAVYQVVGDRFKVSILTESETSSHVLKEVIQSKFDDSDSDLNPEYIFSNYITSDSNRIAFTAAKSVVEQPGKYNPLYLFGPVGVGKTHLLHSIGNEIKKKDPWKTVRYVNSTSFLNEFIFTVRQNNRESLESFKIRYQSYNVLLFDDIQFLNGGAEKTQEEFFALFNFLYDRKRQIVIASDRPSYELPLHDRLKSRFVHGLQADIKSHDLELRKSLLKSNFSEFNIPASDNLLHWLAERLEGDSRALIGIVNDLVMYKKAYEYFLLTEDKIKEIAEARFLTNKKRIGFSPDMVIDLVCERTNVARKDLLGKSRKADFIPPRHLCMLLLHDVLNVPKAQIGRIFSTTHSTVIHGIDKFKERMKSEAQWEDLFHTIKHKISFQ from the coding sequence TTGGACATACGTTGGGAAGAAATTTTAGAAGAAATATCGAAACAGATACCTCCCAAGTACTTTTCCAATTTCATTGCACCACTTCGATTTGATAAGTGGGAGAACCAAGTGGTTCACTTAATGGCTCCATCGGGTGGAATCAAACGCCATGTGGAAACCAAATACATCGGTTTCATTGAAGATGCGGTTTACCAAGTCGTAGGGGATCGTTTCAAAGTATCCATTCTGACTGAATCGGAAACATCATCACATGTTTTAAAAGAAGTCATCCAATCGAAGTTTGATGATTCAGACTCAGATCTCAATCCAGAATATATCTTTAGCAATTATATCACTTCTGATTCCAACCGAATTGCGTTCACAGCAGCCAAATCAGTGGTGGAACAACCTGGTAAGTACAATCCTTTGTATTTGTTTGGACCCGTTGGTGTGGGCAAAACACATCTTCTTCATTCCATAGGTAACGAGATCAAAAAAAAAGATCCATGGAAAACAGTTCGTTATGTCAATAGTACATCTTTTTTGAATGAGTTTATTTTTACCGTAAGACAAAACAATCGTGAGTCTCTCGAATCTTTTAAAATCCGTTACCAGTCTTATAATGTTTTACTCTTTGATGACATTCAGTTTTTAAATGGTGGTGCCGAAAAAACCCAGGAAGAGTTTTTTGCTCTTTTTAATTTTTTGTACGATCGCAAACGCCAAATCGTCATCGCATCGGATCGCCCAAGTTATGAACTCCCACTCCATGACCGACTCAAATCTCGGTTTGTACATGGTTTGCAAGCAGATATCAAATCGCATGATTTGGAACTACGAAAATCATTACTCAAATCCAATTTCTCTGAATTCAATATCCCTGCCAGTGACAATTTACTCCATTGGCTCGCCGAACGATTAGAAGGTGATTCAAGAGCCCTCATTGGGATTGTAAACGATTTGGTAATGTACAAAAAAGCCTATGAGTATTTCCTACTCACGGAAGACAAAATCAAAGAGATTGCCGAAGCACGTTTCCTCACGAATAAAAAACGAATTGGATTCAGTCCTGATATGGTAATCGATTTGGTCTGTGAACGGACGAATGTGGCGAGAAAGGATTTACTAGGAAAAAGCCGCAAAGCCGATTTCATCCCTCCGCGACACCTTTGTATGTTACTGTTACACGATGTCTTGAATGTTCCGAAAGCCCAAATCGGAAGGATTTTTTCGACGACACATTCGACTGTGATCCATGGGATCGATAAATTTAAAGAGCGGATGAAATCGGAAGCACAATGGGAAGATCTTTTCCACACCATCAAACACAAGATTAGCTTTCAATAA